A single Kryptolebias marmoratus isolate JLee-2015 linkage group LG7, ASM164957v2, whole genome shotgun sequence DNA region contains:
- the nfxl1 gene encoding NF-X1-type zinc finger protein NFXL1, with protein sequence MEPAWRQQGRGRGRGQEAQGQRSRPLQKEPERPGAAAGPGPGPRPGPGLRTKTNPTPEPLQGESRFQEIRKSNQAAAQRLVESHVSSSSSDEDNDDDDDDGDQQRGKILESTFTSYTVQTGGDSSGLLRTGQYVSDLFQSGALTCLICIASVKRTQPVWSCSGCFSLFHLPCIQKWARDSVFLISSVTDEDFGQKQHPWPCPKCRTEYPPSATPNRYMCYCGKQQDPPADPWLVPHSCGSVCQKELRPTCGHTCLLLCHPGPCPPCPKMVSVSCLCGKAKPLPRRCSNKAWACQQPCGKLLSCRQHTCSQPCHTDCSPCPRVSVQSCVCARQKAERPCASPCWTCQQVCGALLTCGNHTCEVVCHDGVCPLCPRSVSRSCPCGKTKSSLPCTEEVLPCGDTCDRPLSCLKHTCSMRCHRGSCETCRQEVEKECRCGKHRKLMPCHREYLCDSKCPKTRNCQRHQCRRKCCPGNCPPCDQVCGRTLGCRNHKCPSVCHQGNRVPLLWIYSSIF encoded by the exons ATGGAGCCCGCCTGGAGACAGCAGGGCAGGGGGCGTGGCCGGGGTCAGGAGgctcagggtcaaaggtcacggccTCTGCAGAAGGAGCCGGAGAGGCCGGGGGCtgctgcaggaccaggacccgGACCgagaccaggaccaggactgaggacGAAGACGAACCCCACTCCTGAACCTCTGCAGG GAGAGTCCAGGTTCCAGGAGATCCGAAAGTCCAACCAGGCGGCTGCTCAGAGACTGGTGGAGAGCCACgtcagctcctcttcctctgatgAAGACAACGATGACGACGACGATGATGGAGACCAGCAGAGAGGGAAGATCCTGGAGTCCACCTTCACCTCCTACACGGTCCAAACAG GTGGAGACTCATCGGGTCTGCTCAGAACCGGCCAGTACGTCAGCGACCTGTTCCAGTCCGGAGCGCTCACCTGTCTGATCTGCATCGCCTCGGTGAAGAGGACGCAGCCG GTCTGGAGCTGCTCCGGCTGTTTCTCCCTCTTCCACCTGCCCTGCATCCAGAAATGGGCCAGAGACTCGGtcttcctcatctcctccgTCACCGATGAAGACTTTGGTCAGAAGCAGCATCCCTGGCCCTG TCCAAAGTGTCGGACAGAATATCCTCCCAGCGCCACGCCCAACAG GTACATGTGTTACTGTGGGAAACAGCAGGACCCTCCAGCTGACCCCTGGTTGGTTCCTCACTCCTGTGGCTCCGTGTGTCAGAAGGAGCTGAGACCCACCTGTGGACACACCTGTCTGCTGCTCTGTCACCctg gtcCCTGCCCTCCGTGTCCAAAGATGGTGTCAGTTTCCTGCCTGTGTGGTAAAGCTAAGCCCCTCCCCCGTCGCTGCAGCAACAAG GCGTGGGCGTGTCAGCAGCCGTGTGGGAAGCTGTTGTCCTGCAGACAGCACACCTGTTCCCAGCCGTGTCACACAG acTGCTCCCCCTGTCCCAGAGTCAGCGTGCAGAGCTGTGTCTGTGCTCGTCAGAAGGCAGAGAGACCGTGTGCCAGCCCCTGCTGGACCTGTCAGCAG GTGTGTGGCGCTCTGCTCACCTGTGGGAATCACACCTGTGAGGTCGTTTGTCACGATGGagtctgtcctctgtgtcctcgcTCCGTCAGCAGATCCTGTCCCTGCGGCAAGACCA agtcGTCTCTGCCGTGCACGGAGGAAGTGCTGCCGTGCGGGGACACGTGTGACCGTCCTCTGTCCTGCTTGAAGCACACCTGTTCCATGAGGTGTCACCGAGGGAGCTGTGAGACGTGCAGACAG gaggtggagaaggagtGCAGGTGTGGCAAACACAGGAAGTTGATGCCGTGTCACAGGGAGTACCTGTGTGACTCCAAGTGTCCAAAGACCAGGAACTGTCAGAGACATCAGTGCAGGAGGAAG tgttgCCCCGGTAACTGCCCCCCCTGTGATCAGGTCTGTGGTCGGACTCTGGGATGTCGGAACCACAAGTGTCCCTCTGTCTGTCACCAAGGTAACCGAGTACCTTTACTCTGGATTTACTCCAGTATTTTCtga
- the cnga1b gene encoding cyclic nucleotide-gated channel rod photoreceptor subunit alpha, with product MAKVGPLVPTRGSRLTPPTIVLQDMEEEPGDTERVRFPQKSGPGVLFNVNNSNNNEEEEEEKKKKKKEKKEKREKEKQEKKERKEKKQKEKEEKEKEKEKEKEKQEKEKKAKEEAAKEITVFDPAGNTYYHWLFIITIPVMYNWTLIIARACFEELQTDYLILWFFLDFVSDAVYLLDMAFRTRTGYLEQGLLVKDEQKLRERYMNTFQFKLDMVSMIPTDVLYLILGVTYPEIRLNKLLRFNRMMEFFQRTETRTNYPNALRISNLVMYILIIIHWNACLYYSFSKAIGFGADRFVYPDPADPEFGRLVRKYAYSMYWSTLTLTTIGETPPPVENSEYFFVVTDFLVGVLIFATIVGNVGSMITNMNAARADFQSRIDAIKQYMSFRKVTKDLEKRVIKWFDFLWTNKKAVDEREVLKYLPDKLRAEIAINVHLDTLKKVRIFADCEAGLLVELVLKLQPQVFSPGDYICKKGDIGREMYIIKEGKLAVVADDGVTQFVVLSEGSYFGEISILAIKGSKAGNRRTANIRSIGYSDLFCLSKDDLMEALTEYPDAKALLEEKGRQILMKDGLLDLELAAQGPDPKEMEEKVDRMTSNLDSLQTQYARLLAEHEATNSKLKHRVTRLERKLAPAPPSQAPPPSTPETQTTKEEGK from the exons ATGGCCAAAGTAGGACCGTTAGTACCGACCCGTGGTTCCAGGTTAACCCCGCCCACCATCGTCCTGCAGGACATGGAGGAGGAACCAGGTGACACAGAACGGGTCAG ATTCCCTCAGAAATCAGGACCGGGGGTTCTGTTCAACgtcaacaacagcaacaacaacgaggaggagga ggaggaaaagaagaagaaaaagaaagagaagaaagaaaagaggga aaaagagaaacaggagaaaaaggaaaggaaggagaaaaaacagaaggagaaagaggagaaggagaaagaaaaggagaaggagaaagagaaacaggaaaaagagaagaaggcCAAAGAGGAGGC AGCGAAGGAGATCACCGTTTTTGATCCGGCAGGGAACACCTACTATCACTGGCTCTTCATCATCACCATCCCCGTCATGTACAACTGGACCCTGATCATAGCCAG agCCTGTTTTGAGGAGCTGCAGACGGACTATCTGATCTTATGGTTCTTCCTGGACTTTGTCTCTGATGCTGTCTATCTGTTGGACATGGCTTTCAGAACCAGGACTG GTTACCTGGAGCAGGGTTTGCTGGTGAAGGATGAGCAGAAGCTACGTGAGCGCTACATGAACACCTTTCAGTTCAAACTGGACATGGTCTCCATGATTCCCACTGATGTCCTCTACTTGATTCTTGGTGTCACTTACCCTGAGATCCGCCTCAACAAACTTCTGAGGTTCAACAG gatGATGGAGTTCTTCCAGCGAACTGAGACCAGAACTAATTACCCCAACGCTCTCCGGATCTCCAACCTCGTCATGtacatcctcatcatcatccacTGGAACGCCTGCCTCTACTACTCCTTCTCCAAGGCCATTG GTTTTGGTGCTGACAGGTTCGTGTACCCTGACCCGGCAGACCCGGAGTTTGGTCGTCTGGTCAGGAAGTACGCCTACAGTATGTACTGGTCCACGCTGACGCTCACCACCATCGGAGAAACCCCGCCCCCCGTGGAGAACTCCGAGTACTTCTTTGTTGTGACTGACTTCCTG GTGGGTGTCCTGATTTTTGCCACCATCGTCGGTAACGTCGGCTCAATGATCACCAACATGAACGCTGCCAGAGCAGACTTCCAGTCTCGCATTGACGCCATCAAACAGTACATGAGCTTCCGAAAG GTAACAAAGGACCTGGAGAAGCGAGTCATCAAGTGGTTTGACTTCCTGTGGACCAATAAGAAAGCAGTGGATGAGAGGGAGGTGCTGAAGTACCTTCCTGACAAACTGAGGGCTGAGATAGCCATCAACGTCCACCTGGACACCCTGAAGAAG GTTCGGATCTTTGCGGACTGTGAGGCCGGTTTGCTGGTGGAGCTGGTGCTGAAGCTCCAGCCTCAGGTCTTCAGTCCAGGAGACTACATCTGTAAGAAGGGGGACATCGGCAGAGAGATGTACATCATTAAAGAGGGGAAGCTGGCGGTTGTTGCTGACGACGGCGTCACGCAGTTCGTTGTTCTCAGTGAGGGAAGCTACTTCGGAGAGATCAGCATCCTGGCCATCAAAG GCAGTAAGGCAGGAAACAGGCGGACAGCTAACATCAGGAGCATCGGATACTCCGACCTCTTCTGTCTGTCCAAAGACGACCTGATGGAGGCGCTGACAGAGTATCCTGATGCTAAAGCTCTGCTGGAGGAGAAGGGGAGGCAGATTCTGATGAAGGACGGGCTGCTGGACCTGGAG TTGGCAGCGCAGGGCCCGGACCCCaaggagatggaggagaaggTGGACCGGATGACCAGTAACCTGGACTCCCTGCAGACCCAGTACGCCCGGCTGCTGGCTGAACACGAAGCCACTAACAGCAAACTGAAACACAGGGTCACCCGGCTGGAGAGGAAGCTGGCCCCGGCCCCGCCCAGTCAGGCCCCGCCCCCTTCAACACCTGAGACCCAAACCACCAAAGAAGAAGGGAAGTAG